CTTCAGCGAATGAACTTCTAATGAAATGCATGTGAGAGCTGCGAGGAGGCAGGGTGAATCTTCACTGACCATGTCTGCGGAGAGAGTCGAGCACGACGTGTGTTTGGAGAGCTGTCAGCGCTGTACCGCGAGCACAGATGGATGTAGGGATGCTGGCAGCAGCTCGCCGCCCACCAGTGTGAAACCACGCACAAACCACTTAACCCTCCGTCTTCCGGGCTGGAGCACGTCGGTTTTGCATCCACACGTTCCAACAGCGCAAGTCTTTCTTCCTTATTGATTGTTCTCGTTCTGGATCCGATGGAGCGCCAGCGTGTTTGAACAAAGTGTCAAGCCACATTTTTTGGTCTGAAGATAACACAAATTACACTTTATGTCCTGTTTAGAAGGTTAGTTCACCTTGAAACATTTTGTCACCTTCCCagataacagaattttgttataagaacattctctaaatattcagtgttggttctgggaacattaaaaatgtccagttttcttgatgtTAGAGGAAAATTTTTATAAGATATAATGTTCCTCAAATGTTCttttaacttaattttgatttaaaattcaacattctaggaatgttgatttgtaacattccaagaacatgaaaatgtccagtttccttaatgttagtagaatgttatttaaagcttagtttgatgttcctgaaacattcttgcaatcattcaaacacctgctgtgaacaaacactgaaagaaagagaaataagaacacaaactacaactttcttcagccacagccttagatgaactgaagataaaagacatgaaatctctgaagatctgattaaacaactccacaaacagcattaccagcttcacttattactaaccagactgactttatttctgtcacacgtctacagaagatctgactgagaattaacagaagtttagatgtttGGTTTCTacatttcatgtcttttatcttcagttcatctaaggctgtggctgaagaaagttgtagtttgtgttcttatttctctttctttcagtgtttgttcacagcaggtgtttgaatgattgaaagaatgtttcatactaacttttaaataacattctactaacattaaggaaactggacatttttatgttcttggaatgttacaaatcaatgttcctacaatgttgaattttagatcaaaattaagttaaaagaacgtttgaggaacgttataccttataaaaacattcctgtaacgtcaagaaaactggatgtttttaatgttcccagaacaacactgaatatttagagaacagGTTGTCGTACagtataacaaaattctgttagctgggttCAACTCGTTCCAAACCCTCTGGaagaaacacaaaaggagatgactaaaatgtatgtattattGCTGTAATTTCGTGAAAtatttagaccaggtttgatgTCATTGGTCCCATTGTGACACACGGCATGTTTGATTGAACGTAAATGAGATTTGAGAGTTTTTGAAACTTTTTGGTGTTCTGGCCTCTTTAAAGTATCCCGAAACCCAAATTCTGTATGCTAATACACCAATAGCATTGCTGCAGCAGCATGAATTAGCAACATTAGCAGCAACATCTTCCAAGCAAACAAGAATATTTACAACAATATAACGTAGGGTTAGACTTTACTAGATTGCGATACATTGATACGCTGATTTAACGCAACTAGCACTGCACTGCACTAGCACTGAACATTAACAATAACATATTGACATTTTTATGGTGAAAAGGAATATTTACTGAGAAATAATGTAGAGTAGCACTCAACTAGGTTGTTTGTTTTACTGTAATACGTAGATTTAGAGCAACTAGTGTTGCTACAACAGCATTGATTAGCAACAACATATTGCCATTTTACTAGTGAAAAACAATCATGCAATATTTGATTGGACGTTAATGAGATTTGAGAGGTACGTTCATTGGTTTCACATAAAACGTTTGTGTTTTGGCCTCTTTAAAGAAACCCGAAACCCAAGTTCTGTATATGCTATATGCAAATACACCAATCTTATGCAACTAGCATTGCTGCAGCAGCATGAATTAGCAACATCAGCAACAATATTTTCCAAGAAAATCAAGAATATTTACAGCAAAATAACATAAGGTGGGATTAGACTTGATTACGGTACACCAATACTCCAATTTTACACAACTAGCACTGAATTATCAGTAATGacacattttccaaaaaaatgcACTGAGAAATAACATATGATGGGAATTGACTGGATTGTGATATACTCTAATATGCCGTTTTTAACGCTACTAGCGCTGTTTCAGCAGCTTGAATTACCAACACCAGCAATGACATattaacttcttttttttttttttttgtaaaaaaaaaatctgagaaaTTTGTGATATTTGATGCCATCGCTCCCATCATGATTGACATCAACCCTTGGCACGCCatattttttttggaaataaaTGAGATTCAAGTGATAACTTTTTTATGTTCTGCTGCTTTAAGAACCCAGAAACCCAAATTCTGATCTGAAGAACCTTTAATTAGCCTCTAAAACCTTTACAAGAACAATATAGCAACCCAATGAAAAATGGTACTTGGAAAGAATAAGCTTTGTTTAAATGTTCTAGCAGGTTTTGAGCTTGTATGATATAGTTCAGAAGCTGAACGTCTCTTTGTACTTGTCAGGCAGGTGGTGAATAGCGGTAATAGGTTGACCATACATCCTCTTTTTCCTGGACATGCTAAAAAATGCGTCCGGCCAGGATGTCTAAATCGCCCAAAATGTCTGGGATTCGATtattatacagtaatttttcgtatataataaattatttgcacctcagagcatgcagataaaataataaacgcTGTCATatcatgttatcttgcattcaGATGGCTGGTGTTTGTGAACGCAATCATGTGAGGCCTGATCTGGAAGGGAATTATACTGAACCATTtctactgattttttattttattttaacctaTGGCCATGAAAAGAAACagtttaaagtatttatttatttatttgtttgttgttatTCTATTGTTGAGGGCCAAATGTTGAATGGAAAGGATGTATTACTTTATGCATTAAAGTTCAATAACATAGTTGCATGGTTGTGAACGCATTTGTCAAGTATTTAGGCACTGCATGTTATCTTCTTTTTTGAAAACTAAAATATGGTCAGCCTAAGCGGTAGTAGCTATAGAAAGCTATTCACTTAACTTGTATTGTTGCAGCTTTAGTTGACAAAACAAAGTCATGTGGTATGTAACTGAAACCTTCTGTTTCCTCTGAGCAGGACAATGGAAGTTGTCAAGGCACCTGCGTTCATTATCCAGACAACTCCATTCATCACAGAGCGGATCTCTATTTGTACTCTGGAAAATCCCTATGAGAGATTCAAGTAGAACAACATACTGCAAATTCACAAAGacgaaaagaaaaatataatcaaGTGTCAACGTGAAGGATTGCAAATGGGCGCAATTCAGAAGAGAGATACGGTACGTCTTCATCTTGTACTGCCGacagaaaggaaggagaaaTAAAGTGGATGTTTCTCAAGATGGTGTTTGGGTAGTGAGAGTAGATAAGATGGCACCATCTGCGTCTCGCCTCCTGTTTCGCTCTCCAGAGGAACGACTCCATGACGACTGCACCCGCCGCGCAACGAGTGGGAAATGAATATTGAAAATATCTGGCAAACGCTCGTAATTGGGGCTAAAGACAACAAGTCACAGATACTCTGTGGATTGGTCACAGATATTCTCCTCTCAGTGTGAGGTTGGCGTTCGTTGGCCTGGCGTCCCGCTGAACCCAGGTTGTGGGATAATCTCGTGCAACAACAGATTTGCTTTCCATTACGTGCACATTAGTCATGGTGTATTTACAGGCTAACTGCCATGTAGCCCCAGTTCAGACGGCGTTCTGTTGCCAGCAGATCGCTGTGTACACTCCCAAATTGTTAATGTGCTTGTCTGCGCTACAGGAATCTAAACGCAAGTTAGCTTTTAATTGTGCaggggtgaacacacacagcaaAAATCAGAGTGTTCAATGTACTCTATAGGAGTACACTGAACACTGGTTTCAGTGTATATATAGGTCCAAGAGTTCAGTGTTCATtgaacactgtaaaaagtgtaaaataaaTACTCTCAAAAATAGTTACATTAGAACACCTGGAGAGTTAAAATGTACTCTTATAAATAGCACTTTTTGACACCGTTTCAGTGCTTTTGAACACCTGCATTGTAAACCTAGAACCTTTGCTGAGCTTATTATTTAACACTTGGAGAGTACAAATGTACTCTAAAGCTGgtacttttttatttacagtgtttCAATAGTTTCCAACACCTGCAGTGTAAACCTAGAACCATCAGTGAATGAAAAATACTCCAAGTCAGTGCTTtttatgtctgttttatttaactgttCATGGATGTTCTAAAACCACAAATAATCTCTATCAAAACCATAAGTAGTTTGTAGATCAAACGGCTTAAAGAAGTGCAATTTTTCAACTTTAAGCATGGAAACATTCTGATCATTTCCCTGTGTCACATGAAAGGAATGAAAATGCTCTGCAAAACAAAGTGTCTGAAAGTCCTCTGTTACAAGACGGATCAACATTTGAACGGTAACAAAACTAGACTTGCAAACAAAGCATCTGAACATCATAACTCTTTAGTTGAGGAGCTTAGCTCTTAGGTCCTTGACTCTGGGAGTTTCGTGAGCATGACCTACATCAATGTTGTAGATGGTGGTCTGCACAAATGTGTACATGCCATTTAAGGCCTGGTCATAGGAGATGCCGAAAACATAATGTGCTTTGAAAAGTTCATCAAAGGCTGACAGGGAAGACTTGCCCTTGCAGGGAAGGAGATCACCATCCAATGCAATGTAGAACTCGTGGATGTGCTTTCTTGTCGTCCCAACTGCCAGGATGTAGGGCTGCCTCCGCTGGTTTGGACCAGAGTGCTCCTGAAGGCTGCGACATGACTGTAAGATAACAATAAACTGAAATGAATCTACAGTGAACATCACATTTTGATGGATAAGTCACACTCTGATAGAAACCTTTGATGGCACAGTTAGCTTTCCCATGCAGGATATATTCAGCATGTGATAAGGCAACCAAGGTTTTTGTACCACGGTCACACAAAGAGAgggaattaaagggatagttcacccaaaaatgaaaatttgatgtttatctgcttacccccagagcatccaagatgtaggtgactttgtttcttcagttgaacacaaatgatgatttttaactccaaccgttgccgtctgtcagtcaaataataagagtgattgggaacttgaacaataagagttgaaaaaacttccatagacaaatccaaattaaaccctgcggctcgtgacgacacattgatgtcctaagacacgaaacgatcggtttgtgcgagaaaccgaacagtatttatatcattttttacctctaaaacaccactatgtccaacttcgttcagcatcctgttagtgaggtcaaaaaacgcgttctgatgaCGGGAGTGATctctcgcccatatacttcaatgagtgcgagacatcacttccgttgtcagagcgcgatcagacctcactaaccggatgctgaatgaagttggacatagtggtgtattagaagtaaaaaattatataaatactgttcggtttctcgcacaaaccgatcgtttcttgtcttaggacatcaatgtgccatcacgagccgcagggtttaatttggatttgtctatggaagttttttcgactcttattgttcaagttcccaatcactcttattatttgactgactgacggcagcggttggagttaaaaatcagcatttgtgttcaactgaagaaacaaagtcacctacatcttggatgccctgggggtaagcagataaacatcaaattttcatttttgggtgaactatccctttaaacagaGAGGTCATCAATGTTGGTTACCTTAGCACATGTCCCTGCAAACTCCAATACGTTGGAAAGACAAACAGACAATTGAAAATAAGAATGAACGAGCACAAGACTGCAGTCAAAAGAGGTGAACCCCACTCTCTATTCGCTATGCACTTCcaggaggcaaaacataaattaTCAGACTTAAAATTCTGTGAAGGTGGCATTGAAAAGAAACAGATCAATAATCTGGGGGGTTACACAATTGCCTTTTGACAATGGCTATTGCCATTGGAGATCAGGACACACTGACCTTATGAAATTTGACTACATGGTCCACAGCTTCCCGGGTACTGATCTTTACAGCTCCCTTCTTTCCACTTGGAGGTGGTGGCAGTAGGTAGACCAGCAGTAGCAGTGAGGCCATGTCACTATCCCAACCTGAGAAGGCAGAAGCACCTGCTTAAAGCATGATATACACCTGACCAAAACCTTTGATACTACATCAATATTAAAACTCAAAACTCTTTTCAATAACAATACTAGTTCTGcaactaacattttttttttttgataatcgattaaccTGTCAATTATTAATCAATTGGTTGGATTAAAAGGCCAATTTATCGAGGAAATTTTATTCTGCACAATGCTCTCCTTCAAACATTGTGCCAATTGAAGCTTATGAAAACGGTAGTAAATTAATCTATGTGGTCTTCAGTCAAGGGTTATTGCGCTTCCATTCCCACCGCCGTTTGATTGATACACGGACTTGCGCTCATTCAGTGAAGTTTACAAAGAGTCAATTACTGTCAGGACTTTGTGTAAAATGCTGAGGAAAACACATCTCGAAACACATTAAACATCACACACATTTGTCGCAACATCTGACAAGACAGGCCACGTTAATACAATTACAAGTCAGTTTGAAGAACTTAATATAAAACATTCTCATGTTTTGTATTGTGCAATTTTCCCGCAGCAGCTAACTCTGCGACCTCTGCTCTGTTTTTCAGATGTGTTTTATGCATAGAAATACGTTTTACACCATTGTGAAGTGACATCACTGACTGGAATTTTCCACAGTGATGTCACAGACCCaactaatcgataatgaaattctttgttgattattttcattatcgattagttgttgcagccctaaaaaatatattatttgtcTACACAACTATTTGTCATGGTAAATAAATTAAGTAAGTCGACATTTGAAAGATACACACCAGATTCATGTAAATTATTTACCTGGGACCTCGTCATCCTCATCAGTGTTCTCCTCTGCAGACTGGATGAGATGGTCAAGCAGGGGTGTCTTGCTGATGTCCTTGGCTTGCTCTATTACTTTGGCCTTCAGGAAATCCCATTTCTCAAGGAGTTTTGATGAAGTCTCAGCTCCAAACAACAGGTCAAAGTCTTGCGCCACCTAAAGCGGAGGAAGCAAGCATATGTGTATTTGATGATGGTGGAATAGTGGTAGGTGACCGTTTTCATCTTTGAACAGCTGTTCTTGACATtgcaaaaacataataaatgtgcttacaaaaaaaaaacaaaaaacaacttaCCAGGCCTTTTGTGTCAAGAAACCTTGGGAACACAGTAAGCACTGTGCTGCATTGCTCAGGATCATGGATCAACTTTTGCCTGTGCTGGAAGGTTTCTCTCATTTTCATGAAGATCTGTTCGTTGTCTGTGCTGTGTTTCAGTAGAGATATGGCCTCACGACACTGGTCTCCCTCCAACTGCTGCACTTTAGTCACTTCTCTCTGTAAGTTTGGTCCGCTGCTGCCTGTAGTGTGAGAGCTCCTTCTCCTACCCCCATTGGTACCGCCATTGCTGAGTTCTCGCTGTGTGTTTTTAATCTTCCAGGCAATGTAGCCCTCATTGCTGTCTATGTCAAAAAAGTGTTCCTAAAGACAGTATCAACAAAGatggaaatgtataaacaaacAGTTTCAGCATGAATCAATAGAGATCTTTAGAAAAGAAGTGTTAGACTTCTAAAATGCACCAGaacattattcatttgtttattaAGATTAATCTTACTTTTAAATATGTACTCACATAGCCTTTTTTGGAGTAGGGATCTTTTAGAGAGGGGAACAGTGTTACTATCCCCAATGCATACTGTGCTCTTTTATCCATAGGGGGAGCACGTCTGTGGAATAAATGTTGTGTATTAAAACCAACACACTGGAAAACCTATGATCTGCACAAGGCCACAGCTCATTGGCCACGGTTGTCATTTAATGATAATCACCTATTTGATTACAACTACCAAATCTGCAATTGAATACTATGAATATACACTTTACCAAATCATGCACCATAAAGCATTTTACTTACCCAtacttttcaaacatttcagcaaCAACAATGCTGACGAGATCACGGCGTGCTCGGTCCTTCATCTCTCCTGTCATTAAATATTTTGCAAGGATTTTCTCCCCTCCAGGCTTTTGTTCCAGAATTCTTTTGACAAGCTTGACAACAGGTTTACCAAAAATGTTATGGTAACAGTAAcaggtaaatgtaatgtttacaaCATAAAGAGAAATGTTCTGAAAAAACATCACCTCTTTGGCTTGTGAAGAACTGTCATCAGTATGTAGACTTTTTGGGGACATCACAAAGGTGTCATCAATGCGCTGTCTTTTTGGGGACATCAGAGAAGCATCACTGTCCGATGAGGGTGATGATAGTGACAAGGTGTCTGTGCACGAGGACTGGATGGGAGAGTCTGAAAAGGGCAAAAAGatcatcattttaaaaaaaatatttcagtcaATGTTTCCACAGGTTTAAGTGAGGAGAGGTTAAAAAAAAGGCATTGTGAGACTGCTTACAGGAAACTTTTTTCTTTGCCATCTATAAATTACATGAGTTTTGGTAGTTAATGTGGCCAGACTTTAAGCAGTTTAGGCCATGATACATTAACTACTAGATGGCAAGACTGACTGTTTTTTGAGAAGTACTTGGGTCAACAGTCTTACCGGCTAATCCATTTTATCtcaaatgtagtttttcacatCCTTATGTGAACACTGACAGATAAGAGATAAGGTTGGAAATATGCAAAGTGGTCCTTTAACAGAGAAAGCACAAATCGGACATTGGTGAGAAGCTACTGTTTTAGTTTTGTGATAGCAAATAAATTACAATGTTAACACATTGGTATTGTTACCCTGCAGTGTACACTGTAATTGTACAACCATTTACCAGAAACTGAAAGAACATTAACAATGGTCCACAGGATGTCTGCTTTTTCCTCCAAGATGTCGCTGAAGTCCTCTTCATCAACCTCTGTTCCACTGTCATCCAGCACATACATGTTTGTCTCAGGGGGTATGCTGAACTTCGCTTTAGCTttgaatacagaaaaaacataaGTTGTTGTGTTAAGGTTAGAAAGTGGGAGAACAATAATGTTTTTAGCACTATTTCTATCTTAATGGGCAAAGCTACGGTAGACTAGCATGGTGCAATACAATTTCATATAAACGTACATCTAAACCAGTGGTTGCGTAAGACTTTCACATTGTCCTTTATTTTGATGGATATGGTCGTAAAAATTGCACCTTAATCTATTActctattttaattttcatattttaattctaagacatttaatagctttcgttttaattcacattttcatttttaatcattcatGAACTTACAGGATATAGGAGAATATAGGCTAGATTatgcattttataatatatgaaGAGTCACTTTTCATAGTCAGGGTTTGTACAGATTTTGAAGAGTTTAATTTAAGCACTTTTCAAGCATTTTTAAGGTCCCTAAATCCATATTCAAGCAGCAACAAAATTAAAGCCTATAAATAGTATAAACAGCACCCCTTTAGAAAACTACAATCTAAAATATTAGAATCTTCAATATAAATACAACTTATATTAAATCACTCTTTggatactttttaaaaatatggttatatttttgtatatttgttgTCAACTGTAAGTTAGGTTGAGTTTTTTGTAGATGgttggaataataataataatgagtaTATAATACATGAATAGCTTTCTTAAATaccttaaaatattattttaataaataaacattgttttaaaaagGACACATGAAAAAGAGTGTTTAAGTGTTATCAATAGACTATTTAACTGAATCTAAACATATTCAACCAACactgatttgttttatttattcttgtCAGTAGCAGCTCTATTAGTCTGTATTTACACAGTAAGACATGATGCACAGATCTATATTGTCATATCAGATTTGTTTTGTCACGTCCGTTGCTATGGTTACTACTATCACGGAAAGATTATTTACAGAACTCACTCTGGTAAAAGCGGTGGTCACTCCGAAAGTTTAGTCCTCTAAGCATCATGAAAAACTAAACTTTCGACTTGCTACAAAGCATACAATGCTGCAGACGTTAACATTTAAACTTTTGCTTTTGTAAATAGAAACCAGAGTGCTCACACAAACGTGCACGACGGAAAGAACACCCCCCCTCCCgacattacatttatatattgattcgatattaattaatttaataatgtttttaaagaattcAGTTAAATTCATTTGTCTCCGATTACCTTTGGAATGGCTGGTAAAGGCTTATTCTCCCATGGCGCTCACATCAGTGTGTTTCTTACATAACAGGATGCCTTTCAGTCTGTTGATTGTCGACgcaatcattttttatttatcatcttCTCTAGGCAGTCATCGATAAAATTACAGCAAGCAATTCTTAATGCAGATGTTTGCGCGCCAGGCGAATACACGAGGCGCCAAATAGGCCTAAGTTACATGGAATTACACGAGACGTGCTTCGTAACAGAGGGTGCCTCgcgacaaaaaataaaaaataacgatTGTCAGCCGGTTTTATTTATACTTTTAGTTACATCTGACGTCATGAAGAAATAACTTAAAGTCAAGCATTTTCCAAACTTTCGAGACTTTGTAGGAACCCTGATTCGACCTTCAGATGTTTccgtcactgctaaaaaaaTCAGTCAATGACGGAAAATATTCGGTAAACACGACCTCTGATCTAAACTTCAATTATAAAGAGAACGAAGAGAAGAATGCCATTAACTTACCCTCCCTGAGAAATGCTGGATATGATGCTCCATTGAGTTTGATGTACTTCTTCTTTCCTTGGTACTGCACTTTGAAAAGCATTGCTGTAGTTTTTCTCACATAttactaaaacataaaaaatacaactgGTTTACTGAACACGCACAATACCAAATGTAGTGCAAATAAAGTCAGACTCAATCATTTCAGACGGGAATCTGTAACGTTAGCTTTCAAGGCTAGCTAGTCAATTTAGCCTGCATAAGGCGCGAGATTGGGAGAGGCAGCTAACGTTAACAAATGATTGCTGCAATTTCATTTAATGGTCAACGATCAACATtaccactaaaaaaaaacagttttaccAGATTTAACATTCACAATTACTTTAGCTACCATTGGTATAGTAAGTTAGCTAACGTTAAACTAAATAACAAAACGTCACACCTCTTCTACTTCTACATTAGcgtttttagtgttttagttATGAGAATTTAGACAATAAGACAAACAGGAATATTCGGCATGATTCACTTGGTGATTTCTTACCTACGGTCCCGCAGAATCAAAATGTCGACGACTTCGGATGTCAGTTGGAAACTGGTGTCCACGAGGCTGCATCATGATTCAACCAATGACAACGCTTAGTCGATCTGATGACGTATCGAAACCTAAACTCATGTGAGGACGGGACAGCAACAGATTGACTCTCAAAGAGTTCATCATCCCACTATAACACTACAACAGCTCCACATCAACACTGAACCAATACATTAACACTTGAGAGAGTTTCTGGTGAAGCCCAGTTTACTCCAAAGTGTATAAATTTTACTCTGGTCATCAAAACTCTGGGATTTTAACACTCTGACATTTGCTGTGCAGGTAATACGAGATTAGCTTCATCCATTAACTAAGTTAAACAATAGTATGGAAAGAACAGCTGACGTCCACTAGAAACTGAAAGAAATGTAAAGATAGACGCGAATACGCAGATTGAACAACTAGCAATGCTACAGCAGCGTTAATTAGCAATATTGACATTTTCCTATTAAAAGATAATATTTAGCCTACTGAGAATTAAATAACATAGGGAGGGACTTGGCCTGGATTGCG
This genomic stretch from Megalobrama amblycephala isolate DHTTF-2021 linkage group LG2, ASM1881202v1, whole genome shotgun sequence harbors:
- the LOC125263206 gene encoding uncharacterized protein LOC125263206 isoform X1 translates to MLFKVQYQGKKKYIKLNGASYPAFLREAKAKFSIPPETNMYVLDDSGTEVDEEDFSDILEEKADILWTIVNVLSVSDSPIQSSCTDTLSLSSPSSDSDASLMSPKRQRIDDTFVMSPKSLHTDDSSSQAKELVKRILEQKPGGEKILAKYLMTGEMKDRARRDLVSIVVAEMFEKYGRAPPMDKRAQYALGIVTLFPSLKDPYSKKGYEHFFDIDSNEGYIAWKIKNTQRELSNGGTNGGRRRSSHTTGSSGPNLQREVTKVQQLEGDQCREAISLLKHSTDNEQIFMKMRETFQHRQKLIHDPEQCSTVLTVFPRFLDTKGLVAQDFDLLFGAETSSKLLEKWDFLKAKVIEQAKDISKTPLLDHLIQSAEENTDEDDEVPGWDSDMASLLLLVYLLPPPPSGKKGAVKISTREAVDHVVKFHKSCRSLQEHSGPNQRRQPYILAVGTTRKHIHEFYIALDGDLLPCKGKSSLSAFDELFKAHYVFGISYDQALNGMYTFVQTTIYNIDVGHAHETPRVKDLRAKLLN
- the LOC125263206 gene encoding uncharacterized protein LOC125263206 isoform X3: MSPKRQRIDDTFVMSPKSLHTDDSSSQAKELVKRILEQKPGGEKILAKYLMTGEMKDRARRDLVSIVVAEMFEKYGRAPPMDKRAQYALGIVTLFPSLKDPYSKKGYEHFFDIDSNEGYIAWKIKNTQRELSNGGTNGGRRRSSHTTGSSGPNLQREVTKVQQLEGDQCREAISLLKHSTDNEQIFMKMRETFQHRQKLIHDPEQCSTVLTVFPRFLDTKGLVAQDFDLLFGAETSSKLLEKWDFLKAKVIEQAKDISKTPLLDHLIQSAEENTDEDDEVPGWDSDMASLLLLVYLLPPPPSGKKGAVKISTREAVDHVVKFHKSCRSLQEHSGPNQRRQPYILAVGTTRKHIHEFYIALDGDLLPCKGKSSLSAFDELFKAHYVFGISYDQALNGMYTFVQTTIYNIDVGHAHETPRVKDLRAKLLN
- the LOC125263206 gene encoding uncharacterized protein LOC125263206 isoform X2, producing MMIFLPFSDSPIQSSCTDTLSLSSPSSDSDASLMSPKRQRIDDTFVMSPKSLHTDDSSSQAKELVKRILEQKPGGEKILAKYLMTGEMKDRARRDLVSIVVAEMFEKYGRAPPMDKRAQYALGIVTLFPSLKDPYSKKGYEHFFDIDSNEGYIAWKIKNTQRELSNGGTNGGRRRSSHTTGSSGPNLQREVTKVQQLEGDQCREAISLLKHSTDNEQIFMKMRETFQHRQKLIHDPEQCSTVLTVFPRFLDTKGLVAQDFDLLFGAETSSKLLEKWDFLKAKVIEQAKDISKTPLLDHLIQSAEENTDEDDEVPGWDSDMASLLLLVYLLPPPPSGKKGAVKISTREAVDHVVKFHKSCRSLQEHSGPNQRRQPYILAVGTTRKHIHEFYIALDGDLLPCKGKSSLSAFDELFKAHYVFGISYDQALNGMYTFVQTTIYNIDVGHAHETPRVKDLRAKLLN